One window from the genome of Bacillus tianshenii encodes:
- the argF gene encoding ornithine carbamoyltransferase, whose product MMAKEAAVLQGKDLLTLIDYTKEEIIQILESAVELKKAKKNGEILEPLKGKTLGMIFEKPSTRTRVSFEAGMTQLGGHAIYLDTKGSQLGRGETIGDTAQVLSEYVDAIMIRTFEHSKVVELAEAASIPVINGLTDDYHPCQALADLLTVYELKGTFENQKLVYVGDGNNVAHSLMIAAAKVGMDCTVACPAGYEPDASITAKAQEIATETGAVIAVSNNPQDAVSGADFIYTDVWTSMGQEEEQQARLQALQPFQVNEELMQLAASDYTFMHCLPAHRGEEVTKKVIDGAHSVIFEQAGNRLHVQKALLVALLG is encoded by the coding sequence ATGATGGCGAAAGAAGCAGCAGTGTTACAAGGAAAGGACTTGTTAACACTCATTGATTATACAAAAGAAGAAATCATCCAAATATTAGAAAGTGCGGTTGAGTTAAAAAAAGCAAAAAAGAATGGTGAAATTCTTGAGCCATTAAAAGGGAAAACACTCGGAATGATTTTCGAAAAGCCTTCAACGAGAACACGTGTCTCATTTGAAGCTGGAATGACTCAACTTGGCGGTCATGCAATTTACTTAGATACGAAAGGCTCGCAGCTTGGACGCGGTGAAACAATTGGAGATACGGCCCAAGTACTTTCGGAATATGTTGATGCGATTATGATTCGAACATTTGAACATTCGAAAGTTGTAGAGTTAGCAGAAGCTGCTTCTATTCCGGTTATTAATGGCCTAACAGACGATTATCATCCTTGTCAGGCGCTTGCGGACTTATTAACCGTTTATGAATTAAAGGGAACATTTGAAAATCAAAAGCTTGTGTATGTTGGCGATGGAAACAATGTGGCTCATTCTTTAATGATTGCAGCTGCGAAAGTGGGAATGGATTGTACTGTTGCATGTCCAGCTGGATATGAACCAGATGCTAGTATAACAGCTAAAGCTCAGGAAATTGCGACTGAGACAGGAGCAGTCATTGCGGTATCCAATAACCCGCAAGATGCAGTTAGTGGAGCAGATTTTATCTATACAGATGTATGGACGAGTATGGGGCAAGAAGAAGAGCAACAAGCGCGTCTTCAAGCACTTCAACCTTTTCAAGTAAATGAAGAATTAATGCAATTAGCCGCTTCAGACTACACCTTTATGCACTGTCTTCCGGCACATCGTGGGGAAGAAGTAACCAAGAAAGTAATAGATGGAGCGCACTCAGTCATCTTCGAGCAAGCAGGCAATCGTCTACACGTACAGAAAGCGCTTCTAGTGGCATTATTAGGGTAA